In Candidatus Cetobacterium colombiensis, one genomic interval encodes:
- a CDS encoding COG1470 family protein, translating to MKKNIFIILMILFSKVYPYVNIHPVTFDKNIGGAGEVQEYYLYNGTNTGIKYLFSVEKSKDKKDMTSWVEYYPKVLNLKPGQEGILKVFIKAPVGTENGEYTTVLGVKEMPVVKEKDLKSKGSSLKVLTNLKIEIVGYVGELKTNLNAKNLQVTKENNKLSFSGKIKNTGNRRGTFSFYLSDSRNQNSFLLGNKRILKDEDLDLKEFNQEIKDEVVFKNIKRYNTLLIKENDDVVMKVKI from the coding sequence ATGAAAAAAAACATTTTTATTATACTTATGATTCTATTTTCTAAAGTATATCCATATGTAAATATTCATCCAGTAACTTTTGATAAAAATATAGGTGGAGCTGGAGAGGTCCAAGAGTATTATCTTTACAATGGAACAAACACTGGAATTAAATATCTTTTTTCAGTGGAAAAAAGTAAAGACAAAAAAGATATGACTAGCTGGGTTGAATACTATCCAAAGGTTCTTAATTTAAAACCTGGACAAGAGGGAATACTAAAAGTTTTTATAAAAGCTCCTGTAGGAACAGAAAATGGAGAATACACAACGGTATTGGGAGTTAAAGAGATGCCAGTTGTAAAAGAGAAAGATTTAAAAAGTAAAGGTTCAAGCTTAAAGGTATTAACAAACTTAAAAATTGAAATTGTAGGATATGTGGGAGAATTAAAAACTAATTTAAATGCAAAAAATTTACAGGTAACAAAAGAAAACAATAAATTAAGTTTTTCTGGAAAAATAAAAAACACTGGAAACAGAAGAGGAACGTTTTCATTTTATTTAAGTGACTCAAGAAATCAAAATAGCTTTTTATTGGGGAATAAGAGAATTTTAAAGGATGAAGATTTAGACTTAAAAGAATTTAACCAAGAGATAAAAGATGAAGTTGTTTTTAAAAATATAAAAAGATACAACACTTTATTGATAAAAGAGAATGATGATGTTGTTATGAAAGTTAAAATTTAA
- the istA gene encoding IS21 family transposase encodes MKGLYMFEEIKKLKALPLKLKESQVAKQLNIDTRTVKKYWNMTEQDFLNLVKKLNESKSKSVLDQYKDEILGFLTTYKSFTAAQVYDRLKEQHINFNLCESSVRNYVAKLREQHNLNKKIKEREYVAVEELPMGKQAQVDFGEIILYDIENKPVKVWTFAMVLSHSRYKYGYWQDKPFNAQDFVDVHNKAFRYFGGIPEEIVYDRTKVALINENEDGTFKLCKTFEEYVEKVKFKPVFCKPYDPESKGKIEAVVKYFKFNFANHRTYKGIDNLNAAFHRWLERTGNTKIHQTTKKVPSEVFSLERQYLSDKHLSKDIQIIQHRVKKDNTISYEGNRYSLPKGTYSAHKNVALNIVGDLLEIKTLDLNLIISYKITSGKGRLIQKEPYHRQVDKGISELKAEIFEQFKYNEKLVEYIEKLIVSDPKNVRRNLVKLQTLGNEFSLNFLIGGVEYAILKGDLSLATLTLKVKQYALPVKKEESSQNDLIPKICDVNTRSILEYQNIQEEGL; translated from the coding sequence TTGAAAGGACTGTATATGTTTGAAGAAATAAAAAAATTAAAGGCATTACCTCTAAAATTAAAAGAATCTCAAGTTGCTAAACAATTGAATATTGATACTAGAACAGTTAAAAAATATTGGAATATGACTGAACAAGATTTTTTAAATCTTGTAAAAAAACTTAATGAAAGTAAATCAAAATCAGTATTAGATCAATATAAAGATGAAATATTAGGATTCTTAACAACTTACAAAAGTTTTACTGCTGCTCAGGTTTATGACCGTTTAAAAGAACAACATATTAATTTTAATTTATGCGAAAGCAGTGTTAGAAATTACGTTGCTAAATTAAGAGAACAACATAATCTTAATAAAAAAATTAAAGAACGTGAATATGTTGCTGTGGAAGAACTTCCTATGGGAAAGCAAGCGCAAGTAGACTTTGGAGAAATTATTCTTTACGATATTGAAAATAAACCTGTAAAAGTGTGGACTTTTGCCATGGTATTATCTCATTCAAGATATAAATATGGTTATTGGCAAGATAAGCCATTTAATGCTCAAGATTTTGTAGATGTACATAATAAAGCCTTTCGGTATTTTGGTGGAATTCCAGAAGAAATTGTATATGATAGAACAAAGGTTGCACTGATAAATGAAAATGAAGATGGAACTTTTAAATTATGTAAAACTTTTGAAGAATATGTTGAGAAAGTTAAGTTTAAACCGGTGTTTTGTAAACCTTACGATCCAGAAAGTAAAGGGAAAATAGAAGCTGTTGTTAAATATTTTAAGTTCAATTTTGCTAATCATAGAACATACAAAGGGATTGATAATCTAAATGCAGCTTTTCATAGATGGCTAGAACGAACTGGAAATACAAAAATTCATCAGACAACAAAAAAAGTGCCATCAGAAGTATTTTCCCTGGAAAGACAATACCTTTCTGATAAGCACCTATCTAAAGACATCCAAATTATACAACATAGAGTTAAAAAAGACAATACGATTTCTTATGAAGGCAATAGATATTCCTTACCTAAGGGAACATATAGCGCTCATAAAAATGTGGCTCTAAATATTGTTGGTGATTTACTGGAAATTAAAACGTTAGATTTAAACTTAATAATTTCATATAAAATAACTAGTGGTAAAGGTAGACTAATTCAGAAAGAACCATATCATAGACAAGTAGATAAAGGAATTTCAGAGCTTAAAGCTGAAATATTTGAACAATTTAAATATAATGAGAAATTAGTGGAGTATATTGAAAAGTTGATAGTTTCTGATCCTAAAAATGTTAGAAGAAACCTAGTTAAGTTGCAAACTTTAGGGAATGAGTTTTCTTTAAACTTTTTAATTGGAGGTGTGGAATACGCTATTTTAAAAGGTGATTTATCATTAGCAACTTTAACTTTAAAAGTTAAGCAATATGCATTACCTGTAAAAAAAGAAGAATCTTCACAAAATGATTTGATTCCTAAAATTTGTGATGTAAATACACGTAGTATTTTAGAATACCAAAATATTCAGGAGGAAGGACTATGA
- the istB gene encoding IS21-like element helper ATPase IstB, with translation MANQLKLSTLKTSIMKFIEEAEQGSETYKEFLFKILKAEVERKEKDALRNRIKRARFPYPKEIETFDTTFQKSIDKTKINILKEMKWIDNMYNLIFLGPPGVGKSHLMIGLGYRAAELGYHVLFLTMSELIYFLKNKADCRKSREVINRLNKCDLLMIDEVGYIPLTKEDANLFFEIVSGLHEKTSICITSNKDFSQWTELLQDEALATAILDRLVYRCQVFNLKGNSYRLENRETIFK, from the coding sequence ATGGCAAACCAACTAAAACTTTCTACTTTAAAAACTAGCATTATGAAATTTATTGAAGAAGCAGAACAAGGAAGTGAAACATACAAAGAATTTCTTTTTAAGATACTGAAAGCTGAAGTTGAGCGAAAAGAAAAGGATGCTTTAAGAAATCGAATTAAAAGAGCAAGGTTTCCTTATCCAAAAGAGATAGAAACTTTTGATACTACTTTTCAGAAATCTATTGATAAAACTAAAATAAATATTTTAAAAGAAATGAAATGGATTGATAATATGTACAACTTAATTTTCTTGGGGCCACCTGGAGTAGGAAAGTCTCATTTGATGATAGGCTTAGGATATCGCGCTGCAGAATTAGGATATCATGTTCTCTTTCTTACTATGAGTGAATTAATATATTTTTTAAAGAATAAGGCTGATTGTAGGAAATCGAGAGAGGTAATAAATCGCTTAAATAAATGTGATTTACTAATGATAGATGAGGTCGGATATATTCCATTAACTAAGGAAGATGCTAACTTGTTCTTTGAAATAGTAAGTGGTCTTCATGAAAAAACATCAATTTGTATAACATCAAATAAAGATTTTAGTCAATGGACAGAGCTTCTTCAAGATGAAGCTCTAGCCACCGCGATATTAGATCGTTTGGTTTACAGATGTCAGGTATTCAATCTAAAAGGTAACAGCTATCGACTAGAAAATAGAGAAACTATCTTCAAGTAA
- a CDS encoding SNF2-related protein: MALFNLISKIFKTQNLEEKYEFKNSYRDNIIEIEIYKDEKKIYLTEFNQKEYEYLLKTDIFQMNEEKNILELPYENIYVLDDETIEFFNLPKYFLGTLRIENDTNFLNRSGVKFKIEFVDTENRYQYKFKNLIIRERDGRRFFLKEKDFYLVQDIYLYNNDGEKNIVPTEQYKIVEKIRKLKEKKEILLGSDIQKIGDIDIVQNLELDFEEKDEKNMEIFPILKDVENSPEKEKIIDAFKKEFKNKRLQKIYTLKIDGEEHEVVLNNELLKALQVVKESEGIISKEKFIKKEGPIFSDERMNIENLDYNYGPRVKGLGYLNYRATPALNNSDTEWFSFEFPYIDTTDGEQIRLKPENLDYLEGLSNTNLNSEEEILVQLETEEGERSLFLKQRDLQNEILKLKNSFKEVLDFKKSKDLKNILNLLDENNWEGYAEYKGCYITPPESRESLLKLIEDKETEENQKVDNESEKEKVLLLKDNIEELEHTEDSSKVNIEYKYEKPDSLREEINLLPYQRDGVAMMQGLYTQSVINGVLLSDDMGLGKTLQILTFLAWLKEKKSDFRSIIVVPTSLITNWYNEDNNKKNQGEIQKFFKEKTFKVEILKGKLSNEILDRIKESNILILSYETLRINQIEFGKIEWDVMVCDEAQKIKNPTTLLTTAIKAQNVKFKIACSATPIENTILDLWCLVDFVKPGLLGSLKDFKKKYSVKDADDDTLEKINDELKSKLNKSFIRRTKDVLNSQGKEFPKKIVIYEHLKYSEEQKEKLNMLNQMKLDGASVLPLIGSMIMTCSHPKLIEKDDEIGSDLVKLETDSLKLFNVKKVLELVKEKNEKAIIFTKYRKMQKILSILVKEWFGFNPNIVNGDDTSDIRRKILDEYRNSSGFNVIILSPEAAGVGLNIVEANHVIHYTRHWNPAKEEQATDRAYRIGQKKDVYVYYPLVSQDECYGRLEFNTADEWIESTKFNFSKGSSPEEKLNRIILKKKKLLRDFFLAAPIDVDSDDFDEFKETEVKDNTILNIEHVDLLDWSYLEIIAILLMEKEYKGNGYLTKRSGDFGVDGLIEVGSNEAIAIQVKKSKNKVGKEALEEVLCGRKIYERELNLRIKKVVVITNSETTNSLNECNLENIDIIDRKRLSLLLQKYNITLDMIENFRKK; this comes from the coding sequence ATGGCACTTTTTAATTTAATTTCTAAAATCTTTAAAACCCAAAATTTAGAAGAGAAATATGAATTTAAAAACTCATATAGAGATAATATTATTGAAATTGAGATTTATAAAGATGAAAAGAAAATTTATTTAACTGAATTTAATCAAAAAGAGTATGAATATCTTTTAAAAACTGATATTTTTCAAATGAATGAAGAAAAAAATATTTTAGAGCTTCCATATGAAAATATATATGTTTTAGATGATGAAACAATAGAGTTTTTTAATTTACCAAAATATTTTTTAGGAACTTTAAGAATAGAAAATGATACAAATTTCCTGAATAGATCTGGAGTTAAATTTAAAATAGAGTTTGTAGATACTGAAAATAGATACCAGTATAAATTTAAAAATTTGATTATTAGAGAAAGAGATGGAAGAAGATTTTTTTTAAAAGAGAAAGATTTTTATTTAGTACAGGATATATATTTATACAATAATGACGGTGAGAAAAATATAGTTCCTACAGAGCAATATAAAATAGTCGAAAAAATTAGAAAATTAAAAGAAAAAAAAGAGATTTTATTGGGAAGTGATATTCAAAAAATTGGAGATATAGATATAGTTCAAAATTTAGAGTTAGATTTTGAAGAAAAAGATGAAAAAAATATGGAGATATTTCCAATATTAAAGGATGTTGAAAACTCTCCAGAAAAAGAAAAAATAATAGATGCATTTAAGAAAGAGTTTAAAAATAAGAGGTTACAAAAGATTTATACTTTAAAAATAGATGGAGAAGAGCATGAAGTAGTCTTAAATAATGAACTTTTAAAAGCTTTACAAGTTGTAAAGGAAAGTGAAGGTATAATATCAAAAGAAAAGTTTATAAAAAAAGAGGGACCTATATTTTCTGATGAAAGGATGAATATTGAAAACTTAGATTATAATTATGGTCCTAGAGTAAAAGGACTTGGTTATCTAAATTATAGAGCAACACCAGCTTTAAATAACTCAGATACTGAATGGTTCTCTTTTGAATTTCCATATATAGATACAACAGATGGAGAGCAAATTAGATTAAAACCAGAAAATTTAGATTATTTAGAAGGTCTATCTAACACAAATTTAAATTCAGAAGAGGAGATTTTAGTTCAACTAGAAACAGAGGAGGGAGAAAGAAGTTTATTTTTAAAGCAAAGAGATCTACAAAATGAAATTCTAAAGCTTAAAAATTCTTTTAAAGAGGTATTAGATTTTAAAAAATCAAAGGATTTAAAGAATATATTGAATCTTTTAGATGAGAATAATTGGGAGGGATATGCAGAGTATAAGGGGTGTTATATAACTCCTCCTGAATCAAGAGAGTCGTTACTGAAATTGATAGAAGATAAAGAAACTGAAGAAAATCAAAAAGTAGATAATGAAAGTGAAAAAGAAAAAGTTTTACTATTAAAGGACAATATAGAAGAGTTAGAGCATACAGAAGATAGTAGCAAAGTAAATATAGAATATAAATATGAAAAGCCAGACTCATTAAGAGAAGAGATCAATTTACTTCCTTATCAAAGAGATGGAGTTGCCATGATGCAAGGTCTTTATACTCAAAGTGTAATAAACGGAGTTTTGCTTTCTGATGATATGGGACTTGGAAAAACACTTCAAATTTTAACCTTTTTAGCTTGGTTAAAAGAAAAAAAATCAGATTTTAGATCAATTATTGTAGTTCCAACATCACTGATTACAAACTGGTATAACGAGGACAATAATAAAAAAAATCAAGGTGAAATTCAAAAGTTTTTTAAAGAAAAAACATTTAAAGTTGAAATATTAAAAGGAAAATTGAGTAATGAAATTTTAGATAGAATAAAAGAAAGTAATATATTAATACTTTCTTATGAAACTTTAAGAATAAATCAAATAGAGTTTGGAAAAATAGAGTGGGATGTAATGGTTTGTGATGAAGCTCAAAAAATTAAAAATCCAACAACTTTATTAACTACAGCTATAAAGGCTCAAAATGTTAAATTTAAAATAGCTTGTAGTGCTACTCCAATAGAAAATACTATACTGGACTTATGGTGTTTAGTAGATTTTGTAAAACCTGGATTGTTGGGAAGTTTAAAAGATTTTAAAAAGAAATATTCTGTTAAAGATGCAGATGATGATACTTTAGAAAAAATTAATGATGAGTTAAAAAGTAAGCTAAATAAAAGCTTTATAAGAAGAACAAAGGATGTTTTGAACTCTCAGGGAAAAGAGTTTCCTAAAAAAATTGTTATTTATGAACATTTAAAATATTCAGAGGAGCAAAAAGAAAAATTGAATATGCTTAACCAAATGAAATTGGATGGAGCAAGTGTTCTTCCTCTAATAGGAAGTATGATAATGACTTGTAGTCACCCTAAGCTTATAGAAAAAGATGATGAGATAGGATCAGACTTAGTGAAGTTAGAAACTGATAGTTTAAAACTATTTAATGTAAAAAAAGTATTAGAACTGGTAAAAGAAAAAAATGAAAAAGCTATTATATTTACAAAATATAGAAAAATGCAAAAGATACTGTCTATTCTAGTGAAAGAATGGTTTGGATTTAATCCAAATATTGTTAATGGAGATGACACTTCTGATATTAGAAGAAAAATATTGGATGAATATAGAAATAGTTCTGGATTTAATGTGATTATTCTATCTCCAGAAGCAGCTGGAGTGGGATTGAATATTGTAGAAGCCAACCATGTTATTCATTATACAAGACATTGGAACCCTGCAAAAGAGGAACAGGCAACAGATAGAGCATATAGAATTGGACAGAAAAAAGATGTATATGTTTATTATCCGTTAGTTTCTCAAGATGAATGTTATGGAAGATTAGAATTTAATACAGCGGATGAGTGGATTGAATCAACAAAATTTAACTTTTCTAAAGGTAGTTCGCCAGAAGAAAAGTTGAATAGAATTATATTAAAGAAAAAGAAGTTATTAAGGGATTTCTTTTTAGCTGCTCCAATAGATGTAGACAGTGACGATTTTGATGAATTTAAGGAAACAGAAGTTAAAGATAATACTATTTTAAATATTGAGCATGTAGATTTATTAGATTGGTCTTATTTGGAAATTATAGCAATACTTCTGATGGAAAAAGAGTACAAAGGAAATGGGTATTTGACTAAAAGAAGTGGAGATTTTGGAGTGGATGGCTTAATTGAAGTAGGAAGTAATGAAGCTATTGCTATTCAAGTGAAAAAAAGTAAAAATAAAGTGGGAAAAGAGGCGTTAGAGGAAGTTCTATGTGGTAGAAAAATCTACGAAAGAGAACTTAATTTAAGAATAAAAAAGGTAGTTGTAATAACTAATTCAGAAACTACGAATTCTTTAAATGAGTGCAATTTAGAAAATATAGATATTATCGATAGAAAAAGATTAAGCTTACTACTACAAAAATACAATATAACTTTAGATATGATAGAAAACTTTAGAAAGAAATAA
- a CDS encoding OmpA/MotB family protein: MIRRYRKNEEEESNYWLSIGDLMAGALIIFILLFVLQILNVNKKLAEKEELLGNLGDLEDKVKRLTEKGNRLENIVGMKQTIVSIIIGKFKKENLKIDIDAKTGNIKLDDSILFSFGSAELKPEGKEFLKEFVPKYVEVFFGDNNVRPYITQIVIEGHTDNVGSYLSNLDLSQRRALSVVKFIFGEEMPYFKWKEDLKQIITANGRSNILLIKDKNGNLNAAKSRRVEFQFKLDDEKANEEIKKILSNGVR, translated from the coding sequence ATGATTCGTAGATATAGAAAAAATGAAGAGGAAGAATCAAATTATTGGTTATCTATTGGAGATTTAATGGCAGGAGCTCTAATAATTTTTATTCTTTTATTTGTTTTACAGATTTTAAATGTGAATAAAAAGTTAGCAGAAAAAGAGGAGTTATTAGGAAATCTTGGAGATTTGGAAGATAAAGTAAAACGACTTACAGAAAAAGGAAATCGCCTAGAAAATATTGTAGGAATGAAGCAAACTATTGTATCTATTATTATTGGTAAATTTAAAAAAGAGAATTTAAAAATAGATATAGATGCAAAAACAGGAAATATAAAATTAGATGATAGTATACTATTTAGTTTTGGAAGTGCAGAACTTAAACCAGAAGGAAAAGAATTTTTAAAGGAGTTTGTACCCAAATATGTAGAAGTATTTTTTGGTGATAATAACGTAAGACCATATATTACCCAAATTGTAATAGAGGGACATACTGATAACGTGGGAAGTTATTTGTCTAATCTTGATCTATCTCAAAGAAGAGCACTTAGCGTAGTTAAGTTTATATTTGGTGAAGAGATGCCTTATTTTAAATGGAAAGAGGATTTAAAGCAAATTATAACTGCAAATGGAAGAAGTAATATCTTATTGATAAAAGATAAAAATGGAAACCTAAATGCTGCAAAAAGTAGAAGAGTTGAATTTCAATTTAAGTTAGATGATGAAAAAGCTAATGAAGAGATAAAAAAAATATTAAGTAATGGTGTAAGATGA
- the zorA gene encoding anti-phage ZorAB system protein ZorA produces MKRIGKLNNPLLYVVIFAVAWLLVTMEGWNALRNSSKGVILSSMNGEQDKLQLKENYLENINFNEILEKLKNENKIKIENEDVLEVINEENSPNEGIPQDPEMLSLKEGSTSNLTAVEKIIVDILKNKSLPLEELKNQFLENSFSMKKYLEAFIGLQKSGYIRTDISGEVVLDSSVETSFLYLTPNERAIITTFKENSNGGNNLNETELKNQYMVKTQSYKNFQEALKTLKEKNIIEKSEIKKEKSLDQEESSEENPVINFLKNNSEKSYTKEQLKKKLNLKNYLNFNSNIQEVSKQVIKLGDILKYNSLKDSEKKVISILYQNQDGFLTEEQFKNMYLNKNFEVDYQELLKDNILKEEVNSIIYKEKMTSSNEKFFIFMSALFMLTLFVRVGRDYKNISNLKNFREELETEKDYSNLNQWVDENLEDSPIKRQWKNFRDSLAEKYRMIDPDFFFNFDILYRDEISYRLFSYIPQILLGAGMLGTFYGLSLGLSSLDLSTMNSIQDGVGELLSGVKTAFYTSLFGLVFSLLLSFFYGLYFSSIEKMIVKIKNKSIDFISKSPEKNPMDKIIDALDGIKSSNNDMAKNLSSQIGIMSENIKTSISGISESFGADFRENLTTSLDKIFNENFITNLNLSLNQISEVFLENSKKMVEFKDEVQNSIDQLSGLKDSYVDVLKETSSLKLEFNETMESINSNLQTISTEVDGVSEKYKEISSNLGNILESIVTSQDNSIQLLEENKNVMKVATTLLENSKNILDAEKSVQELWNSYEDTFKEINNNLSENLDTYKISLENTTTKLREILKENSNEYNTFIKSQTVDYINEMKKGIVMLFTDYDQNLTTAVSKFNGVLLDFSEKMNEFTDSTQISTETISEKIEVLEEKIESIKTERKEN; encoded by the coding sequence ATGAAAAGGATAGGAAAATTAAATAACCCACTATTATATGTGGTTATATTTGCAGTGGCATGGCTACTAGTAACAATGGAAGGTTGGAACGCTCTAAGAAACTCAAGTAAAGGAGTAATACTCTCTTCAATGAATGGAGAACAGGACAAACTTCAATTAAAAGAAAATTATTTAGAAAATATAAATTTTAATGAAATTTTAGAAAAGTTAAAAAATGAGAACAAGATTAAGATTGAAAATGAAGATGTTTTAGAGGTAATTAATGAAGAAAACTCTCCAAATGAAGGGATACCACAAGATCCTGAAATGTTATCGTTAAAAGAAGGTAGCACTTCAAATTTAACTGCAGTAGAAAAAATTATTGTGGATATTTTAAAAAATAAAAGCTTGCCATTAGAAGAACTAAAAAATCAATTTTTAGAAAATTCATTTTCAATGAAAAAATATTTAGAAGCTTTTATAGGATTGCAAAAGTCAGGATATATAAGAACTGATATTTCTGGAGAGGTAGTGTTAGATAGTAGCGTAGAAACTTCTTTTTTATACTTAACACCTAATGAAAGAGCTATAATAACAACTTTCAAAGAAAATTCTAATGGTGGAAATAATCTAAATGAAACAGAATTGAAAAACCAATATATGGTTAAGACTCAATCATATAAAAATTTTCAAGAAGCTTTAAAAACTTTAAAAGAAAAAAATATTATAGAGAAATCAGAAATAAAAAAAGAAAAAAGTTTAGATCAAGAGGAATCAAGTGAAGAGAATCCAGTAATAAATTTTCTAAAAAATAATTCAGAAAAAAGTTATACAAAAGAGCAATTAAAGAAAAAGCTAAATTTAAAAAATTATTTAAATTTTAATAGTAATATACAAGAAGTAAGTAAACAAGTAATAAAATTAGGTGATATTTTAAAATACAATTCTCTGAAAGATTCAGAGAAAAAAGTGATTTCAATATTGTATCAAAATCAAGATGGTTTTTTAACAGAAGAGCAATTTAAAAATATGTATTTAAATAAAAATTTTGAAGTAGACTATCAGGAACTTCTAAAAGATAACATTTTAAAAGAAGAGGTTAATTCTATAATATATAAAGAAAAAATGACTTCATCTAATGAGAAATTTTTTATCTTCATGTCTGCGTTGTTTATGTTAACATTATTCGTAAGAGTAGGAAGAGATTATAAAAATATATCAAATTTAAAAAACTTTAGAGAAGAACTAGAGACAGAAAAAGATTATTCTAATTTAAATCAATGGGTAGATGAAAATCTCGAAGATTCTCCAATAAAGAGACAATGGAAAAACTTTAGAGATAGTTTGGCTGAAAAATATAGAATGATAGATCCAGATTTCTTTTTTAATTTTGATATTTTATATAGAGATGAAATAAGCTATAGATTATTTTCATATATTCCTCAAATACTTTTAGGAGCAGGGATGCTTGGAACATTTTATGGTTTATCACTAGGATTATCGAGTTTAGATTTAAGTACTATGAATTCCATTCAAGATGGTGTAGGAGAGCTTTTGAGTGGTGTTAAGACAGCATTTTATACAAGTTTATTCGGATTAGTGTTTTCATTACTTCTTTCATTTTTTTATGGTTTGTATTTTAGTTCAATAGAGAAAATGATTGTTAAAATTAAAAATAAATCAATAGATTTTATAAGTAAAAGTCCAGAAAAAAATCCTATGGACAAAATAATAGATGCTTTAGATGGAATAAAAAGCTCAAATAACGATATGGCTAAAAATTTAAGTAGTCAAATAGGAATTATGTCAGAAAATATAAAAACTAGTATAAGTGGAATTTCTGAAAGCTTTGGAGCAGATTTTAGAGAAAACCTAACAACTTCATTGGATAAAATTTTTAATGAAAACTTTATTACTAATTTAAATCTTTCTTTAAATCAAATTTCAGAAGTATTTTTAGAAAACTCTAAAAAAATGGTTGAATTTAAAGATGAAGTTCAAAATTCAATAGATCAACTGTCAGGATTAAAAGATTCTTACGTAGATGTATTAAAAGAAACATCAAGCTTAAAATTAGAATTTAATGAAACAATGGAAAGTATAAATTCTAACCTACAGACAATATCTACAGAAGTAGATGGTGTATCAGAAAAATATAAAGAAATATCTTCAAATTTAGGAAACATTTTAGAATCTATAGTTACATCACAAGATAATAGTATCCAGTTGTTAGAGGAGAATAAAAATGTGATGAAAGTAGCAACAACACTATTAGAAAATTCTAAGAATATTTTGGACGCTGAGAAGAGTGTACAAGAGTTATGGAATTCATATGAGGATACATTTAAAGAGATTAATAATAATCTATCAGAAAATTTGGATACTTATAAAATTAGCTTAGAAAATACAACAACAAAACTAAGAGAGATTTTAAAAGAAAATTCAAATGAATACAATACATTTATAAAAAGTCAAACGGTAGATTATATAAATGAGATGAAAAAAGGAATTGTTATGCTATTTACTGATTATGATCAAAATTTAACAACAGCAGTAAGTAAATTTAATGGAGTTCTTCTTGACTTTAGTGAGAAAATGAATGAATTTACAGATTCAACTCAAATAAGTACAGAAACTATATCAGAAAAAATAGAGGTTTTAGAGGAAAAAATAGAAAGTATAAAAACTGAAAGAAAGGAAAACTAA
- a CDS encoding DUF4007 family protein → MKIIISGHSSFYIRENWINKLFYKVYEKDINKKIDKSFFSKNNLSTAIDTLGVGSKMVESIKYWIDILGIIEKNGDNLELSENAKIVFQLDPYLENLNSLWLLHSNILTKKNEKVLIWDLVFNNQENSNFSKESLEKKAELFCIENRIKYSKKTLEDTINVFIKTYLKDEKALNNPEENMISPFVKLNYLKETGGVYKFVNVNRESISDYLIYYLLFKKIKNQGLINQLSVMDAYDYINKIIRISYLDFEKVVQELELQDEIHVDRAAGLQNITLDTKKYLEKDIIKKILESELVQ, encoded by the coding sequence ATGAAAATTATAATAAGTGGTCACAGTTCTTTTTATATAAGAGAAAATTGGATAAATAAATTATTTTATAAGGTTTACGAAAAAGATATAAATAAAAAAATAGATAAGTCATTTTTTTCAAAAAATAATTTATCAACAGCGATAGATACTTTAGGTGTTGGAAGTAAAATGGTTGAATCAATAAAATATTGGATAGATATTTTAGGAATTATAGAAAAAAATGGAGATAATTTAGAATTAAGTGAAAATGCAAAGATTGTATTTCAATTAGATCCATATTTAGAGAATTTAAATAGTTTATGGTTATTGCATTCGAATATTTTAACTAAGAAAAATGAAAAAGTATTAATTTGGGATTTAGTTTTTAATAATCAAGAAAACAGCAATTTTTCAAAAGAAAGTTTAGAAAAAAAAGCAGAGCTTTTTTGTATTGAAAATAGAATAAAATATTCTAAAAAAACTTTAGAAGATACAATAAATGTTTTTATTAAAACTTATTTAAAAGACGAAAAAGCTTTAAATAATCCTGAAGAAAATATGATTTCTCCTTTTGTGAAACTAAATTATTTAAAAGAAACTGGTGGAGTTTATAAGTTTGTAAATGTGAATAGAGAAAGTATCTCTGATTATTTAATTTATTACTTACTTTTTAAAAAAATCAAAAATCAAGGTCTAATAAATCAACTTTCAGTAATGGATGCATATGACTATATAAATAAAATTATAAGAATTAGCTATTTAGATTTTGAAAAAGTAGTTCAAGAGTTAGAATTACAAGATGAAATTCATGTGGATAGAGCAGCAGGGTTGCAAAATATAACTCTTGATACAAAAAAATATTTAGAAAAAGACATAATTAAAAAAATTTTAGAAAGTGAGTTAGTTCAATGA